From Triticum urartu cultivar G1812 chromosome 2, Tu2.1, whole genome shotgun sequence, a single genomic window includes:
- the LOC125538240 gene encoding ubiquitin carboxyl-terminal hydrolase 27 isoform X2: protein MGVAGLCRALNSSLGVQWFLRKFSSESERLYYTGGLQNLGNNCFLNVILQALASCDHFVSSLDDLLGSDDVLPEEQSERMPLILALSSLLKDLSTVRDQKIVLNPESVMHPLSCYVSHFNLTRQQDASEAFVHLLTSLRDEFSHCYVPYKSSLADITMFHSKVYKQREGNQPECKRWKQNIFGPFDGTIGSTLSCRNCSSVLSLDFENFHCLPLSPVADINGDIINGCSLVDCLKHFTVLEHLDNYRCDHCWHNAAAKYFSLQSEVDEEKVNKLRTCVDYDSCNCKHLFGPEKTTWSVSSKATKQLAITRCPKILCIHLLRASISFDGELVKRQGHVSFPLLLNLSPFAGGTFTTGQGPGPSAMNVQRYDTPSLQFYRQLNAHMPINMFPTGGNSSSQAPKDQVTNGGVHSLNEGNADVALSSSSPSPSSSRMELYRLSAVVEHYGVCGGGHYAAYRRVVSTPDANDQVGRRRKHWVYVSDDHVSQVSEDDVLGAEATLLFYERL from the exons ATGG GAGTTGCTGGGTTGTGCAGAGCGCTGAATAGCAGTTTGGGCGTGCAATGGTTTCTCCGGAAGTTCTCCTCCGAATCAGAGAGGCTGTACTACACCGGAGGCCTGCAAAATCTTGGCAACAATTGCTTTCTCAATGTTATCCTGCAG GCACTTGCTAGCTGCGACCATTTCGTCTCCTCTCTAGACGACTTACTTGGAAGTGATGATGTGCTACCCGAGGAACAGTCTGAAAGAATGCCTCTTATCCTTGCTCTAAGTTCCCTTTTAAAAG ACTTGAGCACAGTTCGAGATCAAAAAATTGTATTGAATCCAGAAAGCGTAATGCATCCTTTGAGCTGCTATGTTAGTCACTTCAATTTGACCAGACAGCAG GATGCTTCTGAAGCTTTTGTTCATCTATTGACATCACTGAGGGATGAATTTTCCCATTGCTATGTACCATATAAGAGCTCTCTGGCAGACATTACCATGTTCCACTCCAAAGTATACAAGCAAAGGGAAGGTAACCAACCTGAATGCAAGCGCTGGAAACAAAACATATTCGGTCCCTTTGATGGGACTATTGGCAGCACATTATCTTGCAGAAATTGTTCATCTGTG CTGTCATTGGACTTCGAGAATTTTCACTGCTTGCCCCTCTCTCCCGTGGCTGATATAAATGGAGATATT ATTAATGGGTGTAGTTTGGTGGATTGCCTGAAGCATTTCACTGTGTTGGAGCATCTTGACAATTACCGTTGTGATCATTGTTGGCATAATGCTGCTGCCAAATATTTCTCTCTTCAATCAGAAGTTGATGAG GAAAAAGTTAACAAACTGCGCACCTGTGTCGACTATGATAGTTGCAATTGCAAGCATTTATTTGGTCCAGAGAAAACAACATGGTCAGTATCTTCAAAAGCCACAAAGCAGTTGGCTATCACTCGTTGTCCGAAG ATCTTGTGCATTCATTTGTTACGTGCTTCTATTAGTTTTGATGGTGAACTCGTAAAGCGTCAG GGACACGTTTCTTTTCCTTTACTTCTCAATTTATCCCCATTTGCAGGAGGCACATTCACCACTGGACAGGGACCTGGACCTTCAGCTATGAACGTGCAAAGATATGACACGCCGTCTCTCCAATTCTATCGGCAACTAAATGCACACATGCCCATTAATATGTTTCCTACTGGTGGGAACTCATCAAGTCAGGCACCTAAGGATCAAGTAACAAATGGTGGTGTCCACTCACTTAATGAG GGAAATGCTGATGTGGCTTTGAGTTCTTCCTCACCATCGCCGTCCTCATCAAGGATGGAGCTGTATAGGCTATCAGCTGTCGTTGAGCACTATGGTGTATGCGGAGGTGGGCATTATGCAGCTTACCGGAGAGTAGTGTCAACTCCTGATGCTAATGATCAAGTAGGACGTCGTCGCAAGCACTGGGTTTACGTCTCAGACGACCATGTATCACAAGTGTCAGAGGACGATGTTTTGGGTGCGGAAGCCACACTCCTTTTCTACGAAAGACTATAG
- the LOC125538240 gene encoding ubiquitin carboxyl-terminal hydrolase 27 isoform X1, producing MGKFEHGNLLLSLSQGHWHGYSLTAVAVALGIGVAGLCRALNSSLGVQWFLRKFSSESERLYYTGGLQNLGNNCFLNVILQALASCDHFVSSLDDLLGSDDVLPEEQSERMPLILALSSLLKDLSTVRDQKIVLNPESVMHPLSCYVSHFNLTRQQDASEAFVHLLTSLRDEFSHCYVPYKSSLADITMFHSKVYKQREGNQPECKRWKQNIFGPFDGTIGSTLSCRNCSSVLSLDFENFHCLPLSPVADINGDIINGCSLVDCLKHFTVLEHLDNYRCDHCWHNAAAKYFSLQSEVDEEKVNKLRTCVDYDSCNCKHLFGPEKTTWSVSSKATKQLAITRCPKILCIHLLRASISFDGELVKRQGHVSFPLLLNLSPFAGGTFTTGQGPGPSAMNVQRYDTPSLQFYRQLNAHMPINMFPTGGNSSSQAPKDQVTNGGVHSLNEGNADVALSSSSPSPSSSRMELYRLSAVVEHYGVCGGGHYAAYRRVVSTPDANDQVGRRRKHWVYVSDDHVSQVSEDDVLGAEATLLFYERL from the exons ATGGGTAAGTTCGAGCACGGCAATCTACTGCTATCTCTTAGCCAGGGACACTGGCATGGTTACAGTCTTACAGCCGTTGCTGTTGCGCTGGGGATAGGAGTTGCTGGGTTGTGCAGAGCGCTGAATAGCAGTTTGGGCGTGCAATGGTTTCTCCGGAAGTTCTCCTCCGAATCAGAGAGGCTGTACTACACCGGAGGCCTGCAAAATCTTGGCAACAATTGCTTTCTCAATGTTATCCTGCAG GCACTTGCTAGCTGCGACCATTTCGTCTCCTCTCTAGACGACTTACTTGGAAGTGATGATGTGCTACCCGAGGAACAGTCTGAAAGAATGCCTCTTATCCTTGCTCTAAGTTCCCTTTTAAAAG ACTTGAGCACAGTTCGAGATCAAAAAATTGTATTGAATCCAGAAAGCGTAATGCATCCTTTGAGCTGCTATGTTAGTCACTTCAATTTGACCAGACAGCAG GATGCTTCTGAAGCTTTTGTTCATCTATTGACATCACTGAGGGATGAATTTTCCCATTGCTATGTACCATATAAGAGCTCTCTGGCAGACATTACCATGTTCCACTCCAAAGTATACAAGCAAAGGGAAGGTAACCAACCTGAATGCAAGCGCTGGAAACAAAACATATTCGGTCCCTTTGATGGGACTATTGGCAGCACATTATCTTGCAGAAATTGTTCATCTGTG CTGTCATTGGACTTCGAGAATTTTCACTGCTTGCCCCTCTCTCCCGTGGCTGATATAAATGGAGATATT ATTAATGGGTGTAGTTTGGTGGATTGCCTGAAGCATTTCACTGTGTTGGAGCATCTTGACAATTACCGTTGTGATCATTGTTGGCATAATGCTGCTGCCAAATATTTCTCTCTTCAATCAGAAGTTGATGAG GAAAAAGTTAACAAACTGCGCACCTGTGTCGACTATGATAGTTGCAATTGCAAGCATTTATTTGGTCCAGAGAAAACAACATGGTCAGTATCTTCAAAAGCCACAAAGCAGTTGGCTATCACTCGTTGTCCGAAG ATCTTGTGCATTCATTTGTTACGTGCTTCTATTAGTTTTGATGGTGAACTCGTAAAGCGTCAG GGACACGTTTCTTTTCCTTTACTTCTCAATTTATCCCCATTTGCAGGAGGCACATTCACCACTGGACAGGGACCTGGACCTTCAGCTATGAACGTGCAAAGATATGACACGCCGTCTCTCCAATTCTATCGGCAACTAAATGCACACATGCCCATTAATATGTTTCCTACTGGTGGGAACTCATCAAGTCAGGCACCTAAGGATCAAGTAACAAATGGTGGTGTCCACTCACTTAATGAG GGAAATGCTGATGTGGCTTTGAGTTCTTCCTCACCATCGCCGTCCTCATCAAGGATGGAGCTGTATAGGCTATCAGCTGTCGTTGAGCACTATGGTGTATGCGGAGGTGGGCATTATGCAGCTTACCGGAGAGTAGTGTCAACTCCTGATGCTAATGATCAAGTAGGACGTCGTCGCAAGCACTGGGTTTACGTCTCAGACGACCATGTATCACAAGTGTCAGAGGACGATGTTTTGGGTGCGGAAGCCACACTCCTTTTCTACGAAAGACTATAG